The following coding sequences are from one Hymenobacter sp. DG25A window:
- a CDS encoding glycosyltransferase family 9 protein codes for MPELNGITVHPDCRHFRGDIPCRPNKEHGYQCGGCPVYAPVLQRILIIKLGAIGDVIRTTPLLRRLRLEYPAAKITWLTLTPAILPQGEIDEVLKLELASVLHLQAREFDILFNLDKDKEACALHDSIRATQKFGYTLHPNGVAWPSNTLANHKFLTGVFDELSQQNEKPYVQEIFELCGYEFRGEEYVFDNHQDKGYDWSALPTGKPRIGLNTGCGDRWTTRLWSDEKWVALITQLQQAGYAPVLLGGTAEDERNRRLQAVTGAAYLGTFPLEQFINLMHQMDLIVTQVTMAMHISIALQKPTVLMNNIFNPYEFDLYGRGQLVQPDRQCVCFYRGTCKLGTSCMEDLPADKVFAAVQASL; via the coding sequence ATGCCCGAGCTTAACGGCATCACCGTTCATCCCGACTGCCGCCATTTTCGCGGTGATATTCCCTGCCGCCCGAATAAAGAACACGGCTATCAGTGTGGCGGCTGCCCCGTGTACGCGCCCGTGCTGCAGCGGATTCTGATTATCAAGCTGGGAGCCATTGGGGATGTTATCCGGACGACACCCCTGCTGCGTCGGCTGCGGCTGGAATATCCGGCGGCAAAAATTACGTGGCTCACGCTCACGCCGGCCATTCTGCCCCAGGGAGAAATTGATGAGGTGCTGAAGCTGGAGCTGGCCTCGGTGCTGCACTTGCAGGCGCGGGAGTTTGATATTCTGTTTAACCTCGACAAAGACAAAGAGGCTTGCGCCCTGCATGATTCTATCCGGGCGACGCAGAAGTTTGGCTACACGCTGCACCCCAACGGCGTGGCCTGGCCCAGCAATACGCTGGCTAACCACAAGTTTCTCACGGGCGTGTTCGATGAGCTCAGCCAGCAGAATGAGAAGCCCTACGTGCAGGAGATTTTTGAGCTGTGCGGCTATGAGTTCCGGGGCGAGGAATATGTATTCGACAATCACCAAGACAAAGGCTACGATTGGTCGGCGCTGCCGACGGGCAAGCCGCGCATTGGCCTGAATACCGGCTGCGGCGACCGGTGGACCACGCGCCTGTGGTCAGATGAGAAATGGGTGGCGCTGATCACGCAGCTGCAGCAGGCCGGGTATGCCCCTGTCCTGCTGGGTGGCACCGCCGAGGATGAGCGCAACCGGCGCTTGCAAGCCGTTACTGGTGCGGCCTACCTGGGCACCTTCCCGCTGGAGCAGTTCATCAACCTCATGCACCAGATGGACCTCATTGTAACGCAGGTAACCATGGCCATGCACATCAGCATCGCCCTGCAGAAGCCCACGGTGCTCATGAACAACATCTTCAACCCCTACGAATTCGACCTATACGGGCGCGGCCAACTGGTGCAGCCCGACCGTCAGTGCGTGTGTTTCTACCGGGGCACTTGCAAGCTGGGCACCAGCTGCATGGAGGATTTGCCGGCGGACAAGGTATTTGCCGCTGTGCAGGCCAGCTTATAA
- the purB gene encoding adenylosuccinate lyase has protein sequence MSASTDTTSFSALTAVSPLDGRYRRQTAPLAAFFSELALIRYRVLVEVEYFIALRQLPLPQLETVSEEVIGALRQIYLDFSPEDAEAVKAHERVTNHDVKAVEYFLRDKFMALGLQQYVEFIHFGLTSQDINNTAIPLSLQHAVVKVLLPAYATVRNHLADRATSWAAVPMLARTHGQPASPTRLGKEIQVFVARLDAQVDLLAQVPFAAKFGGATGNFNAHHVAYPNIDWHEFGQHFVTDRLGLHRSFPTTQIEHYDHLAALCDGLKRLNNILIDLARDVWQYISMGYFRQTIKAGEVGSSAMPHKVNPIDFENAEGNLGLANAVLEHLAAKLPISRLQRDLTDSTVLRNLGVPLGHTLIALTALQRGLDKLALDEEALRRDLEANWPVVAEAIQTILRRENYPDPYNALKALTRTHGPITQQTISEFIGTLNVSDAVKAELRAITPMNYVGI, from the coding sequence ATGTCTGCCTCAACCGATACGACTTCTTTCTCCGCCCTCACCGCCGTTTCGCCGCTGGATGGGCGCTACCGTCGCCAAACGGCGCCGCTGGCTGCCTTCTTTTCCGAGCTTGCCCTGATTCGCTACCGGGTGCTGGTAGAAGTGGAGTACTTTATTGCCCTGCGCCAGCTGCCGCTGCCCCAGCTGGAAACGGTTTCAGAGGAAGTTATCGGGGCGCTGCGTCAGATCTACCTGGATTTTTCACCGGAAGATGCGGAGGCCGTAAAAGCCCACGAGCGGGTAACCAACCACGATGTGAAGGCCGTGGAATATTTCCTGCGGGATAAATTCATGGCGCTGGGGCTACAGCAATACGTGGAGTTTATTCACTTCGGGCTCACCTCCCAGGACATCAACAACACCGCTATTCCGCTGAGCTTGCAGCACGCCGTAGTCAAGGTGCTGCTGCCCGCTTACGCTACGGTGCGCAACCACCTGGCCGACCGGGCTACCAGCTGGGCCGCGGTGCCCATGCTGGCGCGTACCCACGGCCAGCCCGCCTCCCCTACCCGCCTAGGCAAAGAAATTCAGGTGTTTGTGGCCCGCCTCGATGCCCAGGTAGACCTGCTGGCGCAAGTGCCCTTTGCGGCCAAGTTTGGCGGCGCTACCGGCAACTTCAACGCCCACCACGTAGCTTATCCAAACATCGACTGGCACGAGTTCGGACAGCATTTCGTGACCGACCGGCTGGGCCTGCACCGCTCCTTCCCCACCACTCAGATTGAGCACTATGACCACCTGGCCGCCCTTTGCGACGGCCTAAAGCGCCTCAACAATATTCTTATTGATCTGGCCCGCGACGTGTGGCAGTATATTTCGATGGGGTATTTCCGCCAGACCATTAAAGCGGGTGAAGTAGGCTCCTCCGCCATGCCGCACAAGGTAAACCCCATCGATTTTGAAAATGCCGAAGGCAACCTGGGCCTGGCCAATGCCGTGCTGGAGCACCTGGCGGCTAAGCTGCCCATCAGCCGCCTGCAGCGCGACCTGACCGACTCTACCGTGCTCCGCAACCTAGGCGTGCCTCTGGGCCATACGCTCATTGCCCTTACGGCGCTGCAGCGCGGCCTGGATAAGCTGGCGCTGGACGAGGAAGCCCTCCGCCGTGACCTGGAAGCCAACTGGCCAGTAGTGGCCGAGGCCATCCAGACCATTCTGCGCCGCGAAAACTACCCCGACCCCTATAACGCCCTCAAGGCTCTTACGCGCACGCATGGCCCCATCACGCAGCAAACCATCAGCGAGTTTATCGGCACGCTGAATGTGAGTGATGCTGTTAAAGCGGAGCTGCGCGCTATTACGCCGATGAACTACGTGGGCATCTAA
- a CDS encoding biosynthetic peptidoglycan transglycosylase, giving the protein MTSTTKKRIAIALGSLLVLLALALGIFLLKRQELLQYALRQVKAKVEAKYPVTLALGPARFVDLNTVRIDGVSLVPTARPDTLLQARRINASISLKSLFARRPVFSGLQIDSARLTAHKTATTDNYSFLFKKQKTTVKRDTTQGANYGLMVNQLLETVFDNIPGEADFRSFLVTYRSPEHNATITMPRFAIEDGDIQGQLTADIDSVVNRFGLQGHVEPSDYSLTANVYGLDGRPVVMPYVQRRYGARVQFDTVRVSLTGKDLNNDELTVKGTAWARNFVVHHPKLADHDVRFPRAGIDYVATLGKAYAALEKGTKVTLNQMEVFPQLSVRKLPRNKRVIGEINGVKSRDEMLAGLQVKALIESGETPANDFFNALPEGMFSTLEGMQGEGTLTYRLSADLDMNKLDSLKFNSSLKGKNFRITRFGREDLSKLNTPFYYTAYNDKGDSIKTFQVGPPNPKFVPFNQVSPYLKYAILTAEDPRFFTHKGFMEKAFVKSIIQNIKEKRFARGGSTLSMQLVKNVFLTRQKTVTRKIEEALIVWLIENTHIATKERMMEVYLNIIEWGPKIYGVKEAAQFYFDKQPANLSLSESLYLASIIPRPKYYKNGFNQYGEMMSSARYFQRLIAQLMARKGYISQGEYESLGYHLNFNGPARKYIVRAVRDTVRTVSPADSAQFEPLNLIDLLGGGQDEGVNTNVPETTEPPAPPKQ; this is encoded by the coding sequence GTGACTTCAACTACAAAAAAAAGAATAGCCATTGCCCTGGGTAGCCTGTTGGTGCTGTTGGCATTGGCATTAGGCATATTTCTTCTCAAGCGCCAGGAGTTGTTGCAGTATGCACTGCGGCAGGTAAAAGCGAAGGTGGAAGCCAAATATCCGGTAACGCTGGCCTTGGGCCCCGCCCGGTTTGTGGACCTGAATACCGTCCGTATAGATGGCGTAAGCCTGGTGCCTACCGCCCGCCCCGATACGCTGCTGCAGGCCCGGCGCATCAATGCGTCTATCAGCCTGAAGTCTCTGTTTGCCCGGCGCCCCGTGTTTAGCGGCCTCCAGATTGACAGCGCCCGCCTCACTGCTCACAAAACGGCCACCACGGACAACTATTCCTTCCTCTTCAAGAAACAGAAGACCACTGTTAAGCGCGACACCACCCAGGGAGCCAACTATGGCCTGATGGTGAATCAGCTGCTGGAAACGGTTTTTGACAATATTCCCGGGGAGGCTGATTTCCGCAGCTTCCTGGTCACCTACCGTAGCCCGGAGCATAACGCTACCATCACCATGCCGCGCTTCGCTATTGAGGATGGCGACATCCAGGGCCAGCTCACGGCGGATATCGACTCCGTGGTTAACCGGTTTGGCCTGCAGGGCCACGTAGAGCCCAGTGACTACTCCCTCACGGCCAACGTGTATGGGCTGGATGGGCGCCCTGTGGTGATGCCCTACGTGCAGCGCCGCTACGGCGCCCGGGTGCAGTTTGATACCGTGCGGGTGAGCCTGACGGGCAAAGACCTGAACAATGATGAGTTGACGGTGAAAGGCACGGCCTGGGCGCGCAACTTTGTGGTGCACCACCCCAAGCTGGCCGACCACGATGTGCGCTTCCCCCGCGCCGGCATTGACTATGTAGCCACGTTGGGTAAGGCCTACGCCGCCCTGGAAAAAGGCACTAAAGTCACCCTGAACCAGATGGAGGTTTTCCCGCAGCTCAGCGTGCGCAAGCTGCCCCGCAACAAGCGGGTAATTGGGGAAATCAACGGCGTGAAGTCCCGGGATGAGATGCTGGCCGGCCTGCAGGTGAAAGCCCTGATAGAGTCCGGTGAAACGCCGGCCAACGACTTTTTCAATGCCTTGCCGGAAGGCATGTTCAGCACCCTGGAAGGCATGCAAGGCGAAGGTACCCTTACCTACCGTCTGAGTGCGGATCTGGACATGAATAAGCTGGATAGCCTCAAGTTCAACTCCTCGCTGAAAGGCAAGAATTTCCGGATTACGCGCTTTGGCCGCGAGGACCTGAGCAAGCTGAACACGCCCTTCTATTACACTGCCTACAATGATAAAGGCGACTCCATCAAGACCTTCCAGGTCGGACCGCCCAACCCCAAATTCGTGCCTTTCAATCAGGTGTCGCCGTACCTAAAGTATGCTATTCTGACGGCGGAAGACCCGCGCTTCTTCACGCACAAAGGCTTTATGGAAAAGGCCTTCGTGAAATCCATTATTCAGAATATTAAGGAGAAGCGCTTTGCCCGCGGCGGCAGCACGCTTTCTATGCAGCTGGTGAAAAACGTGTTTCTGACCCGTCAGAAAACCGTGACGCGCAAGATAGAAGAGGCGCTGATTGTCTGGCTGATTGAAAACACGCACATCGCCACTAAAGAGCGGATGATGGAAGTGTACCTGAACATCATTGAATGGGGCCCGAAGATTTACGGAGTAAAAGAGGCTGCCCAATTCTACTTTGATAAGCAGCCCGCCAACCTGAGCTTATCCGAAAGCCTGTACCTGGCCAGCATTATTCCGCGGCCCAAATACTATAAGAACGGCTTTAACCAGTACGGGGAGATGATGAGTAGCGCCCGCTACTTCCAACGCCTCATTGCGCAGCTGATGGCCCGCAAAGGCTACATCTCGCAGGGCGAGTACGAAAGCCTGGGTTACCACCTGAACTTTAATGGGCCGGCGCGCAAATACATTGTACGGGCCGTACGGGACACGGTACGCACCGTATCACCCGCCGACTCGGCGCAGTTTGAGCCGCTCAACCTGATTGACCTGCTGGGCGGCGGCCAAGACGAGGGCGTGAATACCAACGTGCCGGAAACTACGGAGCCACCGGCCCCGCCCAAGCAATAG
- a CDS encoding TerC family protein, which produces MENTPLFWVAFVTFVLAMLLLDLLVFNRKAHVVKMREALGWSAFWILLSLSFNYLVLRTMGKQPALEFLTGYLIEKSLSVDNLFVFLLIFSYFRVPQEYQHKILFWGIIGALVLRAIFILAGAALLAKFHFLLYVLGAFLVYTGVKMATSAGEPEIDPDANPVVKFLSRHLPITSKLEGGKFFVRKEKLLFATPLFVVLVMVETTDVVFAADSIPAILAVSRDTFIVFTSNVFALLGLRALYFALEGLMRLFHYLHYGLSLILIFIGVKLLISELYELPMAISLGVVGFILVMSVVLSLLLPKAKEELQLPTADDSADDSSL; this is translated from the coding sequence ATGGAAAATACTCCCCTGTTTTGGGTTGCCTTTGTCACCTTTGTGCTGGCAATGCTCTTGCTCGATCTGCTCGTGTTCAACCGCAAGGCCCACGTAGTAAAAATGCGCGAGGCCCTGGGCTGGAGTGCCTTCTGGATCCTGCTGTCGTTGTCGTTCAACTACCTGGTGCTGCGCACCATGGGCAAGCAGCCGGCCCTGGAGTTTCTGACCGGCTACCTCATTGAGAAGTCGCTGAGCGTAGACAATCTTTTCGTTTTCCTGCTCATTTTCAGCTACTTCCGGGTACCACAGGAGTACCAGCATAAAATCCTGTTCTGGGGTATTATCGGGGCGCTGGTGCTGCGGGCCATATTTATTCTGGCCGGCGCGGCCCTGCTGGCCAAGTTTCACTTTCTGCTGTATGTGCTGGGGGCTTTTCTGGTCTACACCGGCGTTAAAATGGCCACCTCGGCCGGAGAGCCGGAAATTGACCCCGATGCTAACCCGGTGGTGAAATTTCTCAGCCGCCACCTGCCCATTACCAGCAAGCTGGAGGGCGGCAAGTTCTTCGTGCGGAAAGAGAAGCTGCTGTTTGCCACGCCTCTGTTTGTGGTGCTGGTGATGGTAGAAACCACCGATGTGGTTTTTGCCGCTGACTCTATCCCGGCTATTCTGGCCGTCTCGCGCGACACGTTTATTGTGTTTACCTCCAACGTGTTTGCTTTGCTGGGTTTGCGGGCACTCTATTTTGCCTTGGAAGGCCTCATGCGCCTGTTCCACTATCTGCACTATGGCCTGTCCCTTATCCTGATTTTTATTGGGGTGAAGCTGCTCATATCCGAGCTATATGAGTTGCCCATGGCCATTTCTCTCGGGGTGGTGGGCTTTATTTTGGTCATGTCGGTGGTGCTGTCGCTGTTACTACCCAAGGCCAAGGAAGAATTGCAGCTACCCACGGCAGATGATTCTGCGGATGATTCCAGCCTATAA
- a CDS encoding polyprenol monophosphomannose synthase, translated as MNDSLVIIPTYNERENAELIIRKVFSLPKPFDVLIIDDGSPDGTAQIVRDLQAEFPGRLFLEERAGKQGLGTAYIHGFKWGLSHGYSYIFEMDADFSHNPEDLIRLYEACAVEGHDMAIGSRYIHGVNVVNWPMNRVLMSWFASAYVRFITGMPIMDATAGFKCYTAQVLRVIPLNRIRFIGYAFQIEMKWLAYKYGFRLKEVPIIFTDRTRGASKMSKGIFKEAFFGVVQMKVSSWFRRFDRYPTSARPVSATAATSAPETR; from the coding sequence ATGAACGACTCGCTCGTTATCATACCGACCTACAACGAGCGGGAAAACGCTGAGCTCATCATTCGCAAAGTGTTTTCGTTGCCCAAGCCATTCGATGTGCTCATCATCGATGACGGCTCCCCCGATGGTACCGCTCAGATTGTGCGCGACCTGCAGGCCGAGTTTCCCGGACGTTTGTTTCTGGAGGAGCGGGCCGGCAAGCAGGGCCTGGGCACAGCCTATATCCATGGCTTTAAGTGGGGATTGAGCCACGGCTATTCTTACATCTTTGAGATGGATGCCGACTTTTCCCACAACCCCGAAGACCTGATTCGCCTGTATGAGGCCTGTGCCGTGGAAGGCCATGATATGGCCATTGGCTCCCGGTACATTCACGGCGTGAACGTGGTTAACTGGCCCATGAACCGGGTGCTTATGTCCTGGTTTGCCTCGGCCTACGTGCGCTTTATTACGGGCATGCCTATCATGGATGCGACGGCCGGCTTCAAGTGCTACACGGCGCAGGTGCTGCGGGTAATTCCGCTCAATCGGATCCGGTTTATCGGCTATGCCTTCCAGATTGAGATGAAGTGGCTGGCCTACAAATATGGCTTCCGCCTCAAGGAGGTGCCTATTATCTTCACCGACCGGACCCGGGGCGCATCTAAAATGAGCAAGGGTATCTTTAAGGAAGCTTTTTTTGGAGTGGTGCAAATGAAGGTGAGCAGTTGGTTCCGCCGCTTCGACCGTTACCCCACTTCCGCCCGCCCGGTTTCAGCTACGGCCGCAACCTCCGCGCCCGAAACACGGTAG